The following coding sequences are from one Solea solea chromosome 4, fSolSol10.1, whole genome shotgun sequence window:
- the LOC131458659 gene encoding odorant receptor 131-2-like → MNNTTEITNTKPLKILLSVLPCFFFLYVNVVMLFTLHRKPLFLESSRYILFAHLLLTDSLQLLVSIVLYIFAVGMFKVFALVCHISSLLANITLKLSPLNLAVMSLERYVAICFPLRHTDIATTKRTHLAIAVLWIVVSVDSSTQVSLFISLQNETMALSNTVVCHRNRIFQKQVDSLLNKAFIIVYFVLVSTVIIFTYIAVMMTVKSASSNVHEATKAHKTVLLHLLQLCLCLVSLLYNIINSSHTSSLKGDVAIHVHYVLFVGFILFPKCLSPLIYGLRDHAFRKVFKYYFTFGL, encoded by the coding sequence AtgaacaacacaacagaaataACCAACACAAAGCCTTTGAAAATCTTGCTGTCCGTCCTGCCGTGCTTTTTCTTCCTCTACGTAAACGTCGTCATGCTGTTTACTCTGCACAGGAAGCCTCTTTTCCTCGAGTCCTCGCGTTACATCCTGTTTGCTCATCTGCTCCTCACTGACTCCCTGCAGCTTCTGGTCTCCATTGTCCTGTACATCTTTGCCGTGGGCATGTTCAAAGTGTTTGCTCTCGTCTGTCACATTTCCTCTTTGTTAGCGAACATCACCCTTAAACTATCACCCCTCAATCTCGCTGTGATGTCTTTAGAGAGGTATGTGGCCATTTGTTTTCCACTGAGGCACACTGATattgccaccaccaagaggaCGCACCTGGCTATAGCTGTTTTATGGATAGTGGTCTCTGTGGACTCTTCCACTCAGGTTTCTCTGTTTATCTCTCTTCAGAATGAAACAATGGCCTTGTCAAACACTGTTGTCTGCCACAGGAACAGAATCTTTCAGAAACAGGTTGATTCATTACTAAACAAAGCCTTCATCATTGTGTATTTTGTCCTGGTGAGCACTGTTATCATTTTTACGTACATTGCAGTCATGATGACTGTGAAATCAGCCTCGTCTAATGTCCATGAAGCCACTAAGGCCCACAAGACTGTcctgctgcacctgctgcagctgtgcCTCTGCCTGGTCTCTCTTCTCTATAACATAATAAACTCCAGCCACACGTCGTCCTTAAAGGGGGATGTGGCTATTCATGTTCACTATGTCTTATTTGTAGGTTTTATCCTTTTCCCCAAGTGTTTGAGTCCACTCATATATGGCCTCAGAGATCACGCCTTCAGGAAGGTATTCAAGTATTATTTCACCTTCGGCCTCTAA